ATTGCTTGCAAATTCTTATCGGAATACACTCAAGAGAACTGGTTTAAAGTACTTTTCctacaaaacacatacacacgcgcctACACTTTGGTGGTTGGTGTGCTTAACCAGTACGATAGTAAATTCGAAAATGCTACAATTCCTAATACGCCCAAATCGGCATCCAAGAGTAAGAGAATGTGATTTCAAAAATGTGTAATGCTTTCATTCCAAACAGAGTTCGTGTATCGTTTTATCTTCTCTTTTCAAATTCCTAATAGTAACGTGCTCTATCTAATACTAGAGAATAAcgagaagaaaataaacagaaaGGTAAATAGATGTTAaaatgtgtacgtgtgtttgtgtcgcgTCCGTCTTCTTGAACGTCGTCTCCATTCTGTCCCAAAAAGCTGTATATATCGTCCAGTCGGGAAGGACTTCTCAAAAAACTTTCTATCAAAAATCCTGCTAGCACTACAGAGGTTCCACCTACAGGCATCTGTATGTGTTcaagtgttttgctttcatttgaTGTACTTGGTAGTGTGTGGGTGGtaaatatatagatatattttaATGGTTTTCCGTGCATGGATCGTGTGTTTTGTAACAATTAACTGTAGCCGtattcatcatcatcttcagctTCATCAACATCTCTCGCTaccgaaaacaacaaaaccaatgGCAATGGATTAAGGGCACATGGTGAGATTGGAAGTTGCTCTCGATCGAAAGAGCAACTCATAAGTATAAGATGTAACAATCACTGTATCGTGTGTGTGGGTTAGAGTTTTTTTCGTATCTTTGTGTGTTGTAACGATTTGTAAGTTGTTTGACTTTGAACCAAAAACAATAACGTAAACCAACAGAAGGAAGAGGGAAAACATACGGATATAGTTTTTCTCCATTCTCTTCTTCAACTCGGGTCGGGTTTGCGCTTTGCGCAAATGCGCAACGACATCGCGCTAAGAAGGTTGATCAAAATTTGCGCACTTTCTGCttgtattgtttgttgttgttgtgggttGTTTAGATGTGGCTTTTAACTGTGGGATATTGTTtcccagtgtgtgtgagtgtataaATTACATACATAACGTGAAGGAGATAATGAgctgtattggtgtgtgtgtttctgtatCATGTATGACATTGTGTTGTTTTGGATCGAAAGGTATGCTATGTATGTGTCTGTttcgagtgtgtgtatgtgtgtgtatgtttttgggggttgtttgttgttgtttttgtttttgtttttgttttttgcttgaatTTGTTTAGATACTGTATTCTACTTTATTGTTTATACCTATAATATGCTGATTATTATGAAGTCTTTGATCTTCATCAATATACTTAAGATCGCCAACATTAGTACCTATTAGCCGGCCGGTTTGGATGTTGGAACCTGGTGGATATAAGAGATTTGAGAGACCTTGACTAGTCATTGTACCACTCGTGCTCATGCCTCCGGGATGACTGCGTGAACTTCTAAGACTATGTAAGCTATGAATGGAACGGCGTTCCTCTAAATCTTCTAATGTGGATCGAAATGCACGTACAACACGAAGCTGGGTCTGCAGCCGGGTAAGGCCGCGGATCCATAATATCTGACCTGCACGGGGTTTCTTGTCATTGTCCATCGTTTCGTAGCGCTCCTCGCCGAGCCGGATCGCCTCGGTGTACTCGGACTCCGGGTGTCCGCGACCCCACGCCATCTTTTTCGGCATCTTGCGCGTCGGAATGCTCGTCACGATCTGGCCCCAGATCAGTGTGCCGAGCCCGAAGAACACGCTCCAGAGCCACTGCTCCATGTTCAGCGCTTTGGTGGAGAACGCCACCTTGCCGAACTGGATGATGAATACCTGCGAGACGAGCGTTATGATCCAGATGGAGTAGAAGATCGGATTGGTAAACAGGCCCTGGAAGATGTTCCGCTGGCCGTGGATCTTGCGCGCGTTCAGCTCGTTGAACAGCGTCATGAAGACGAACACGTTGAAGATGATGGTGAAGTGCTGCGTCGCCTCCGAGTTGAGCGGCTGGCCGCGACCGGACTCGATATCCAGGAACCTGTCGCCGACGAACAGCAGCCCGAACACGATCACCAGCTGGTAGACCGCCTGGCCGAGGATGTTCTTCATCATCGTGCGCGAGATCAGCGGCTTGGTGCGGCCGTACGGCTTTCGCAGCAGCAGGTCCGGCGTCGGCATCTCCGTCGCGAGGGCGAGCGACGCGAGCGTGTCCATGATCAGGTTCATCCACAGCATCTGGACCGCCTTCAGCGGCGAGTCCTGCACGGCACAGGCACCGATGAACGCAACGATGACCGCCACCACGTTGACGGTCAGCTGGAACTGGAGGAACTTGGCGATCGAGTCGTACACGTTGCGGCCCCACATGACCGCCTTCACGATGCTGCTAAAGTTGTCGTCGGTCAGGATGATGTCCGAGGCTTCCTTCGCCACGTCGGTACCGGCAATGCCCATCGCGAACCCGACGTCCGCCTTCTTGAGCGCGGGCCCGTCGTTCGTACCGTCGCCGGTGACGGCCACCACCTCGCGGCTCGCCGACACCTTGCTGTCGATGATACCCTTCACCAGGTTGTACTTGTCCGTGGGCGACGAGCGGGCTAGCACGCGCAGCTTCGGCCACACCTTGTCCAGCAGGTGCTGCTGTATGTCGCCGTTGCTGTCGCGGATGCGCCGGTTAAACTCCTTGCCCTCCAGGATCAGGAAATCGTCCTGTGGCCGCAGGATGCCGCATTTGGTCGCGATCGAGCGCGCCGTATTGATGTTGTCGCCCGTCACCATGCGCACCGTGATGCCGGCCCGCTGGCACTTGCGTATGGCTTCCGGCACCTCCGGTCGCACCGGATCCTCGATGCCGACCACGCACAGGCACGTCAGATTGCTGATGATGTTCTCCTCGTCGTCCCAGTTCGGCTCGCCGTCGTAGTGCACCTCGTTGATGTTCGGCTTGCCGGGCACGAAGTCGCGGAACGCGATGCAGATCGTGCGCAGCCCGTCGCACGCCATCGGCTCGATCACCTGGTGCAGCAGGCGCTCCTGCATATCGCGGGTGAACTTTTCCAGCACCCCGTCCTGCCCGTAGATGAAGGCACATTTCTTCAGTATGATCTCCGAGGCGCCCTTGCTGAAGACGCGGTAGCCGCCGCCGTTCGGCTTCGGCACGACCGTGCTCATCGATTTGCGCACCGAGTTGAACGTGTACACGCGCGTGAACGAGTCCTCCGGGTTGGCGTCCCGGATCGTCTGGTAGTTGCGGCCGAGCCCGTTCACGAAGCCGAGCAGCGCGCACTCGGTCTTGTTGCCGACCTGCTGCAGCGGATCACCCGGATTCTGCCCGGGCATCAGGCCGGACGTGTACGCCGAGTTGAGCGCAATGCCATCGACGATCGCTTCGCCGACGACCCGCGGTATGTCCGAGAACCGGGGCGTTACCAGGCACAGCTTCTCGCAGATGTACGACTGCACCACCGTCATCCGGTTGGTGGTGAGCGTGCCCGTCTTGTCGGAGCAGATCGCCGTCGCGTTACCCATCGTTTCGCACGCGTCCAAGTGCCGCACCAGGTTGTTGTCCTTCATCATCTTCTTCACCGAGTAGGCGAGCGACAGGGTGACGGCCAGCGGGAGACCCTCCGGCACGGCCACGACCAGCACCGTCACACCGATGATGAAGTGCTTCAC
This genomic interval from Anopheles merus strain MAF chromosome 3L, AmerM5.1, whole genome shotgun sequence contains the following:
- the LOC121599005 gene encoding plasma membrane calcium-transporting ATPase 2 isoform X2, with product MATIDGRPAQYQITQKNLREIMEHRGREAVAKVNEYGGVGDICRKLYTSPNEGLSGSTADIDHRRETFGSNVIPPKPPKSFLTLVWEALQDVTLIILEIAAIISLLLSFYQPADDDEPVVQEEEEHYSWIEGLAILVSVFVVVVVTAFNDYSKEKQFRGLQSRIEGEHKFSVIRGGDAVQVNIGDIVVGDICQIKYGDLLPADGILIQSNDLKVDESSLTGESDHVKKNESTDPIVLSGTHVMEGSGKMVVTAVGVNSQAGIIFTLLGAAVDEHEAAAKQKKKEAKKAKKAAGAKDEITNNSHGHPQGIRSQTTVDSITSDDGGDEGSKSGGGGEGGGHGGKEKSVLQAKLTKLAIQIGYAGSTIAVLTVIILIIQFCIQTFVIEQKQWRNSYANNLVKHFIIGVTVLVVAVPEGLPLAVTLSLAYSVKKMMKDNNLVRHLDACETMGNATAICSDKTGTLTTNRMTVVQSYICEKLCLVTPRFSDIPRVVGEAIVDGIALNSAYTSGLMPGQNPGDPLQQVGNKTECALLGFVNGLGRNYQTIRDANPEDSFTRVYTFNSVRKSMSTVVPKPNGGGYRVFSKGASEIILKKCAFIYGQDGVLEKFTRDMQERLLHQVIEPMACDGLRTICIAFRDFVPGKPNINEVHYDGEPNWDDEENIISNLTCLCVVGIEDPVRPEVPEAIRKCQRAGITVRMVTGDNINTARSIATKCGILRPQDDFLILEGKEFNRRIRDSNGDIQQHLLDKVWPKLRVLARSSPTDKYNLVKGIIDSKVSASREVVAVTGDGTNDGPALKKADVGFAMGIAGTDVAKEASDIILTDDNFSSIVKAVMWGRNVYDSIAKFLQFQLTVNVVAVIVAFIGACAVQDSPLKAVQMLWMNLIMDTLASLALATEMPTPDLLLRKPYGRTKPLISRTMMKNILGQAVYQLVIVFGLLFVGDRFLDIESGRGQPLNSEATQHFTIIFNVFVFMTLFNELNARKIHGQRNIFQGLFTNPIFYSIWIITLVSQVFIIQFGKVAFSTKALNMEQWLWSVFFGLGTLIWGQIVTSIPTRKMPKKMAWGRGHPESEYTEAIRLGEERYETMDNDKKPRAGQILWIRGLTRLQTQLRVVRAFRSTLEDLEERRSIHSLHSLRSSRSHPGGMSTSGTMTSQGLSNLLYPPGSNIQTGRLIGTNVGDLKYIDEDQRLHNNQHIIGINNKVEYSI
- the LOC121599005 gene encoding plasma membrane calcium-transporting ATPase 1 isoform X5, with protein sequence MATIDGRPAQYQITQKNLREIMEHRGREAVAKVNEYGGVGDICRKLYTSPNEGLSGSTADIDHRRETFGSNVIPPKPPKSFLTLVWEALQDVTLIILEIAAIISLLLSFYQPADDDEPVVQEEEEHYSWIEGLAILVSVFVVVVVTAFNDYSKEKQFRGLQSRIEGEHKFSVIRGGDAVQVNIGDIVVGDICQIKYGDLLPADGILIQSNDLKVDESSLTGESDHVKKNESTDPIVLSGTHVMEGSGKMVVTAVGVNSQAGIIFTLLGAAVDEHEAAAKQKKKEAKKAKKAAGAKDEITNNSHGHPQGIRSQTTVDSITSDDGGDEGSKSGGGGEGGGHGGKEKSVLQAKLTKLAIQIGYAGSTIAVLTVIILIIQFCIQTFVIEQKQWRNSYANNLVKHFIIGVTVLVVAVPEGLPLAVTLSLAYSVKKMMKDNNLVRHLDACETMGNATAICSDKTGTLTTNRMTVVQSYICEKLCLVTPRFSDIPRVVGEAIVDGIALNSAYTSGLMPGQNPGDPLQQVGNKTECALLGFVNGLGRNYQTIRDANPEDSFTRVYTFNSVRKSMSTVVPKPNGGGYRVFSKGASEIILKKCAFIYGQDGVLEKFTRDMQERLLHQVIEPMACDGLRTICIAFRDFVPGKPNINEVHYDGEPNWDDEENIISNLTCLCVVGIEDPVRPEVPEAIRKCQRAGITVRMVTGDNINTARSIATKCGILRPQDDFLILEGKEFNRRIRDSNGDIQQHLLDKVWPKLRVLARSSPTDKYNLVKGIIDSKVSASREVVAVTGDGTNDGPALKKADVGFAMGIAGTDVAKEASDIILTDDNFSSIVKAVMWGRNVYDSIAKFLQFQLTVNVVAVIVAFIGACAVQDSPLKAVQMLWMNLIMDTLASLALATEMPTPDLLLRKPYGRTKPLISRTMMKNILGQAVYQLVIVFGLLFVGDRFLDIESGRGQPLNSEATQHFTIIFNVFVFMTLFNELNARKIHGQRNIFQGLFTNPIFYSIWIITLVSQVFIIQFGKVAFSTKALNMEQWLWSVFFGLGTLIWGQIVTSIPTRKMPKKMAWGRGHPESEYTEAIRLGEERYETMDNDKKPRAGSNIQTGRLIGTNVGDLKYIDEDQRLHNNQHIIEKFAVWTKSTTV
- the LOC121599005 gene encoding plasma membrane calcium-transporting ATPase 2 isoform X1, with protein sequence MATIDGRPAQYQITQKNLREIMEHRGREAVAKVNEYGGVGDICRKLYTSPNEGLSGSTADIDHRRETFGSNVIPPKPPKSFLTLVWEALQDVTLIILEIAAIISLLLSFYQPADDDEPVVQEEEEHYSWIEGLAILVSVFVVVVVTAFNDYSKEKQFRGLQSRIEGEHKFSVIRGGDAVQVNIGDIVVGDICQIKYGDLLPADGILIQSNDLKVDESSLTGESDHVKKNESTDPIVLSGTHVMEGSGKMVVTAVGVNSQAGIIFTLLGAAVDEHEAAAKQKKKEAKKAKKAAGAKDEITNNSHGHPQGIRSQTTVDSITSDDGGDEGSKSGGGGEGGGHGGKEKSVLQAKLTKLAIQIGYAGSTIAVLTVIILIIQFCIQTFVIEQKQWRNSYANNLVKHFIIGVTVLVVAVPEGLPLAVTLSLAYSVKKMMKDNNLVRHLDACETMGNATAICSDKTGTLTTNRMTVVQSYICEKLCLVTPRFSDIPRVVGEAIVDGIALNSAYTSGLMPGQNPGDPLQQVGNKTECALLGFVNGLGRNYQTIRDANPEDSFTRVYTFNSVRKSMSTVVPKPNGGGYRVFSKGASEIILKKCAFIYGQDGVLEKFTRDMQERLLHQVIEPMACDGLRTICIAFRDFVPGKPNINEVHYDGEPNWDDEENIISNLTCLCVVGIEDPVRPEVPEAIRKCQRAGITVRMVTGDNINTARSIATKCGILRPQDDFLILEGKEFNRRIRDSNGDIQQHLLDKVWPKLRVLARSSPTDKYNLVKGIIDSKVSASREVVAVTGDGTNDGPALKKADVGFAMGIAGTDVAKEASDIILTDDNFSSIVKAVMWGRNVYDSIAKFLQFQLTVNVVAVIVAFIGACAVQDSPLKAVQMLWMNLIMDTLASLALATEMPTPDLLLRKPYGRTKPLISRTMMKNILGQAVYQLVIVFGLLFVGDRFLDIESGRGQPLNSEATQHFTIIFNVFVFMTLFNELNARKIHGQRNIFQGLFTNPIFYSIWIITLVSQVFIIQFGKVAFSTKALNMEQWLWSVFFGLGTLIWGQIVTSIPTRKMPKKMAWGRGHPESEYTEAIRLGEERYETMDNDKKPRAGQILWIRGLTRLQTQLRVVRAFRSTLEDLEERRSIHSLHSLRSSRSHPGGMSTSGTMTSQGLSNLLYPPGSNIQTGRLIGTNVGDLKYIDEDQRLHNNQHIIEKFAVWTKSTTV
- the LOC121599005 gene encoding plasma membrane calcium-transporting ATPase 2 isoform X3, with translation MATIDGRPAQYQITQKNLREIMEHRGREAVAKVNEYGGVGDICRKLYTSPNEGLSGSTADIDHRRETFGSNVIPPKPPKSFLTLVWEALQDVTLIILEIAAIISLLLSFYQPADDDEPVVQEEEEHYSWIEGLAILVSVFVVVVVTAFNDYSKEKQFRGLQSRIEGEHKFSVIRGGDAVQVNIGDIVVGDICQIKYGDLLPADGILIQSNDLKVDESSLTGESDHVKKNESTDPIVLSGTHVMEGSGKMVVTAVGVNSQAGIIFTLLGAAVDEHEAAAKQKKKEAKKAKKAAGAKDEITNNSHGHPQGIRSQTTVDSITSDDGGDEGSKSGGGGEGGGHGGKEKSVLQAKLTKLAIQIGYAGSTIAVLTVIILIIQFCIQTFVIEQKQWRNSYANNLVKHFIIGVTVLVVAVPEGLPLAVTLSLAYSVKKMMKDNNLVRHLDACETMGNATAICSDKTGTLTTNRMTVVQSYICEKLCLVTPRFSDIPRVVGEAIVDGIALNSAYTSGLMPGQNPGDPLQQVGNKTECALLGFVNGLGRNYQTIRDANPEDSFTRVYTFNSVRKSMSTVVPKPNGGGYRVFSKGASEIILKKCAFIYGQDGVLEKFTRDMQERLLHQVIEPMACDGLRTICIAFRDFVPGKPNINEVHYDGEPNWDDEENIISNLTCLCVVGIEDPVRPEVPEAIRKCQRAGITVRMVTGDNINTARSIATKCGILRPQDDFLILEGKEFNRRIRDSNGDIQQHLLDKVWPKLRVLARSSPTDKYNLVKGIIDSKVSASREVVAVTGDGTNDGPALKKADVGFAMGIAGTDVAKEASDIILTDDNFSSIVKAVMWGRNVYDSIAKFLQFQLTVNVVAVIVAFIGACAVQDSPLKAVQMLWMNLIMDTLASLALATEMPTPDLLLRKPYGRTKPLISRTMMKNILGQAVYQLVIVFGLLFVGDRFLDIESGRGQPLNSEATQHFTIIFNVFVFMTLFNELNARKIHGQRNIFQGLFTNPIFYSIWIITLVSQVFIIQFGKVAFSTKALNMEQWLWSVFFGLGTLIWGQIVTSIPTRKMPKKMAWGRGHPESEYTEAIRLGEERYETMDNDKKPRAGQILWIRGLTRLQTQLRVVRAFRSTLEDLEERRSIHSLHSLRSSRSHPGGMSTSGTMTSQGLSNLLYPPGSNIQTGRLIGTNVGDLKYIDEDQRLHNNQHIIGEKWNSAKA
- the LOC121599005 gene encoding plasma membrane calcium-transporting ATPase 1 isoform X6, with amino-acid sequence MATIDGRPAQYQITQKNLREIMEHRGREAVAKVNEYGGVGDICRKLYTSPNEGLSGSTADIDHRRETFGSNVIPPKPPKSFLTLVWEALQDVTLIILEIAAIISLLLSFYQPADDDEPVVQEEEEHYSWIEGLAILVSVFVVVVVTAFNDYSKEKQFRGLQSRIEGEHKFSVIRGGDAVQVNIGDIVVGDICQIKYGDLLPADGILIQSNDLKVDESSLTGESDHVKKNESTDPIVLSGTHVMEGSGKMVVTAVGVNSQAGIIFTLLGAAVDEHEAAAKQKKKEAKKAKKAAGAKDEITNNSHGHPQGIRSQTTVDSITSDDGGDEGSKSGGGGEGGGHGGKEKSVLQAKLTKLAIQIGYAGSTIAVLTVIILIIQFCIQTFVIEQKQWRNSYANNLVKHFIIGVTVLVVAVPEGLPLAVTLSLAYSVKKMMKDNNLVRHLDACETMGNATAICSDKTGTLTTNRMTVVQSYICEKLCLVTPRFSDIPRVVGEAIVDGIALNSAYTSGLMPGQNPGDPLQQVGNKTECALLGFVNGLGRNYQTIRDANPEDSFTRVYTFNSVRKSMSTVVPKPNGGGYRVFSKGASEIILKKCAFIYGQDGVLEKFTRDMQERLLHQVIEPMACDGLRTICIAFRDFVPGKPNINEVHYDGEPNWDDEENIISNLTCLCVVGIEDPVRPEVPEAIRKCQRAGITVRMVTGDNINTARSIATKCGILRPQDDFLILEGKEFNRRIRDSNGDIQQHLLDKVWPKLRVLARSSPTDKYNLVKGIIDSKVSASREVVAVTGDGTNDGPALKKADVGFAMGIAGTDVAKEASDIILTDDNFSSIVKAVMWGRNVYDSIAKFLQFQLTVNVVAVIVAFIGACAVQDSPLKAVQMLWMNLIMDTLASLALATEMPTPDLLLRKPYGRTKPLISRTMMKNILGQAVYQLVIVFGLLFVGDRFLDIESGRGQPLNSEATQHFTIIFNVFVFMTLFNELNARKIHGQRNIFQGLFTNPIFYSIWIITLVSQVFIIQFGKVAFSTKALNMEQWLWSVFFGLGTLIWGQIVTSIPTRKMPKKMAWGRGHPESEYTEAIRLGEERYETMDNDKKPRAGSNIQTGRLIEKFAVWTKSTTV
- the LOC121599005 gene encoding plasma membrane calcium-transporting ATPase 1 isoform X4 — its product is MATIDGRPAQYQITQKNLREIMEHRGREAVAKVNEYGGVGDICRKLYTSPNEGLSGSTADIDHRRETFGSNVIPPKPPKSFLTLVWEALQDVTLIILEIAAIISLLLSFYQPADDDEPVVQEEEEHYSWIEGLAILVSVFVVVVVTAFNDYSKEKQFRGLQSRIEGEHKFSVIRGGDAVQVNIGDIVVGDICQIKYGDLLPADGILIQSNDLKVDESSLTGESDHVKKNESTDPIVLSGTHVMEGSGKMVVTAVGVNSQAGIIFTLLGAAVDEHEAAAKQKKKEAKKAKKAAGAKDEITNNSHGHPQGIRSQTTVDSITSDDGGDEGSKSGGGGEGGGHGGKEKSVLQAKLTKLAIQIGYAGSTIAVLTVIILIIQFCIQTFVIEQKQWRNSYANNLVKHFIIGVTVLVVAVPEGLPLAVTLSLAYSVKKMMKDNNLVRHLDACETMGNATAICSDKTGTLTTNRMTVVQSYICEKLCLVTPRFSDIPRVVGEAIVDGIALNSAYTSGLMPGQNPGDPLQQVGNKTECALLGFVNGLGRNYQTIRDANPEDSFTRVYTFNSVRKSMSTVVPKPNGGGYRVFSKGASEIILKKCAFIYGQDGVLEKFTRDMQERLLHQVIEPMACDGLRTICIAFRDFVPGKPNINEVHYDGEPNWDDEENIISNLTCLCVVGIEDPVRPEVPEAIRKCQRAGITVRMVTGDNINTARSIATKCGILRPQDDFLILEGKEFNRRIRDSNGDIQQHLLDKVWPKLRVLARSSPTDKYNLVKGIIDSKVSASREVVAVTGDGTNDGPALKKADVGFAMGIAGTDVAKEASDIILTDDNFSSIVKAVMWGRNVYDSIAKFLQFQLTVNVVAVIVAFIGACAVQDSPLKAVQMLWMNLIMDTLASLALATEMPTPDLLLRKPYGRTKPLISRTMMKNILGQAVYQLVIVFGLLFVGDRFLDIESGRGQPLNSEATQHFTIIFNVFVFMTLFNELNARKIHGQRNIFQGLFTNPIFYSIWIITLVSQVFIIQFGKVAFSTKALNMEQWLWSVFFGLGTLIWGQIVTSIPTRKMPKKMAWGRGHPESEYTEAIRLGEERYETMDNDKKPRAGQILWIRGLTRLQTQLRVVRAFRSTLEDLEERRSIHSLHSLRSSRSHPGGMSTSGTMTSQGLSNLLYPPGSNIQTGRLIEKFAVWTKSTTV
- the LOC121599005 gene encoding plasma membrane calcium-transporting ATPase 1 isoform X7, which produces MATIDGRPAQYQITQKNLREIMEHRGREAVAKVNEYGGVGDICRKLYTSPNEGLSGSTADIDHRRETFGSNVIPPKPPKSFLTLVWEALQDVTLIILEIAAIISLLLSFYQPADDDEPVVQEEEEHYSWIEGLAILVSVFVVVVVTAFNDYSKEKQFRGLQSRIEGEHKFSVIRGGDAVQVNIGDIVVGDICQIKYGDLLPADGILIQSNDLKVDESSLTGESDHVKKNESTDPIVLSGTHVMEGSGKMVVTAVGVNSQAGIIFTLLGAAVDEHEAAAKQKKKEAKKAKKAAGAKDEITNNSHGHPQGIRSQTTVDSITSDDGGDEGSKSGGGGEGGGHGGKEKSVLQAKLTKLAIQIGYAGSTIAVLTVIILIIQFCIQTFVIEQKQWRNSYANNLVKHFIIGVTVLVVAVPEGLPLAVTLSLAYSVKKMMKDNNLVRHLDACETMGNATAICSDKTGTLTTNRMTVVQSYICEKLCLVTPRFSDIPRVVGEAIVDGIALNSAYTSGLMPGQNPGDPLQQVGNKTECALLGFVNGLGRNYQTIRDANPEDSFTRVYTFNSVRKSMSTVVPKPNGGGYRVFSKGASEIILKKCAFIYGQDGVLEKFTRDMQERLLHQVIEPMACDGLRTICIAFRDFVPGKPNINEVHYDGEPNWDDEENIISNLTCLCVVGIEDPVRPEVPEAIRKCQRAGITVRMVTGDNINTARSIATKCGILRPQDDFLILEGKEFNRRIRDSNGDIQQHLLDKVWPKLRVLARSSPTDKYNLVKGIIDSKVSASREVVAVTGDGTNDGPALKKADVGFAMGIAGTDVAKEASDIILTDDNFSSIVKAVMWGRNVYDSIAKFLQFQLTVNVVAVIVAFIGACAVQDSPLKAVQMLWMNLIMDTLASLALATEMPTPDLLLRKPYGRTKPLISRTMMKNILGQAVYQLVIVFGLLFVGDRFLDIESGRGQPLNSEATQHFTIIFNVFVFMTLFNELNARKIHGQRNIFQGLFTNPIFYSIWIITLVSQVFIIQFGKVAFSTKALNMEQWLWSVFFGLGTLIWGQIVTSIPTRKMPKKMAWGRGHPESEYTEAIRLGEERYETMDNDKKPRAEKFAVWTKSTTV
- the LOC121599005 gene encoding plasma membrane calcium-transporting ATPase 1 isoform X9, producing the protein MATIDGRPAQYQITQKNLREIMEHRGREAVAKVNEYGGVGDICRKLYTSPNEGLSGSTADIDHRRETFGSNVIPPKPPKSFLTLVWEALQDVTLIILEIAAIISLLLSFYQPADDDEPVVQEEEEHYSWIEGLAILVSVFVVVVVTAFNDYSKEKQFRGLQSRIEGEHKFSVIRGGDAVQVNIGDIVVGDICQIKYGDLLPADGILIQSNDLKVDESSLTGESDHVKKNESTDPIVLSGTHVMEGSGKMVVTAVGVNSQAGIIFTLLGAAVDEHEAAAKQKKKEAKKAKKAAGAKDEITNNSHGHPQGIRSQTTVDSITSDDGGDEGSKSGGGGEGGGHGGKEKSVLQAKLTKLAIQIGYAGSTIAVLTVIILIIQFCIQTFVIEQKQWRNSYANNLVKHFIIGVTVLVVAVPEGLPLAVTLSLAYSVKKMMKDNNLVRHLDACETMGNATAICSDKTGTLTTNRMTVVQSYICEKLCLVTPRFSDIPRVVGEAIVDGIALNSAYTSGLMPGQNPGDPLQQVGNKTECALLGFVNGLGRNYQTIRDANPEDSFTRVYTFNSVRKSMSTVVPKPNGGGYRVFSKGASEIILKKCAFIYGQDGVLEKFTRDMQERLLHQVIEPMACDGLRTICIAFRDFVPGKPNINEVHYDGEPNWDDEENIISNLTCLCVVGIEDPVRPEVPEAIRKCQRAGITVRMVTGDNINTARSIATKCGILRPQDDFLILEGKEFNRRIRDSNGDIQQHLLDKVWPKLRVLARSSPTDKYNLVKGIIDSKVSASREVVAVTGDGTNDGPALKKADVGFAMGIAGTDVAKEASDIILTDDNFSSIVKAVMWGRNVYDSIAKFLQFQLTVNVVAVIVAFIGACAVQDSPLKAVQMLWMNLIMDTLASLALATEMPTPDLLLRKPYGRTKPLISRTMMKNILGQAVYQLVIVFGLLFVGDRFLDIESGRGQPLNSEATQHFTIIFNVFVFMTLFNELNARKIHGQRNIFQGLFTNPIFYSIWIITLVSQVFIIQFGKVAFSTKALNMEQWLWSVFFGLGTLIWGQIVTSIPTRKMPKKMAWGRGHPESEYTEAIRLGEERYETMDNDKKPRADMPLQ
- the LOC121599005 gene encoding plasma membrane calcium-transporting ATPase 1 isoform X8 — protein: MATIDGRPAQYQITQKNLREIMEHRGREAVAKVNEYGGVGDICRKLYTSPNEGLSGSTADIDHRRETFGSNVIPPKPPKSFLTLVWEALQDVTLIILEIAAIISLLLSFYQPADDDEPVVQEEEEHYSWIEGLAILVSVFVVVVVTAFNDYSKEKQFRGLQSRIEGEHKFSVIRGGDAVQVNIGDIVVGDICQIKYGDLLPADGILIQSNDLKVDESSLTGESDHVKKNESTDPIVLSGTHVMEGSGKMVVTAVGVNSQAGIIFTLLGAAVDEHEAAAKQKKKEAKKAKKAAGAKDEITNNSHGHPQGIRSQTTVDSITSDDGGDEGSKSGGGGEGGGHGGKEKSVLQAKLTKLAIQIGYAGSTIAVLTVIILIIQFCIQTFVIEQKQWRNSYANNLVKHFIIGVTVLVVAVPEGLPLAVTLSLAYSVKKMMKDNNLVRHLDACETMGNATAICSDKTGTLTTNRMTVVQSYICEKLCLVTPRFSDIPRVVGEAIVDGIALNSAYTSGLMPGQNPGDPLQQVGNKTECALLGFVNGLGRNYQTIRDANPEDSFTRVYTFNSVRKSMSTVVPKPNGGGYRVFSKGASEIILKKCAFIYGQDGVLEKFTRDMQERLLHQVIEPMACDGLRTICIAFRDFVPGKPNINEVHYDGEPNWDDEENIISNLTCLCVVGIEDPVRPEVPEAIRKCQRAGITVRMVTGDNINTARSIATKCGILRPQDDFLILEGKEFNRRIRDSNGDIQQHLLDKVWPKLRVLARSSPTDKYNLVKGIIDSKVSASREVVAVTGDGTNDGPALKKADVGFAMGIAGTDVAKEASDIILTDDNFSSIVKAVMWGRNVYDSIAKFLQFQLTVNVVAVIVAFIGACAVQDSPLKAVQMLWMNLIMDTLASLALATEMPTPDLLLRKPYGRTKPLISRTMMKNILGQAVYQLVIVFGLLFVGDRFLDIESGRGQPLNSEATQHFTIIFNVFVFMTLFNELNARKIHGQRNIFQGLFTNPIFYSIWIITLVSQVFIIQFGKVAFSTKALNMEQWLWSVFFGLGTLIWGQIVTSIPTRKMPKKMAWGRGHPESEYTEAIRLGEERYETMDNDKKPRAGEKWNSAKA